A window from Chryseobacterium vaccae encodes these proteins:
- a CDS encoding SufE family protein: MTIREKQQEIIGEFEFLEDWEQKYEYIIDLGKELKGLPEDKKTEENLIKGCQSKVWIDAEFKDGKLFFNADSDGILPKGIVSLLVSIYSGHSTQEILDSDFEFISEIGLQEFLSPSRANGLMAMTKQIKFYAVAYQLKS; encoded by the coding sequence ATGACCATTAGAGAAAAACAGCAGGAAATTATCGGAGAATTTGAGTTTCTTGAAGATTGGGAGCAAAAATATGAGTATATCATAGATCTTGGAAAAGAATTGAAGGGGCTACCGGAAGACAAAAAAACTGAAGAAAATCTGATTAAAGGATGCCAAAGTAAGGTATGGATTGATGCTGAATTCAAAGATGGAAAGCTTTTTTTCAATGCAGATTCTGACGGAATTCTGCCAAAAGGTATTGTTTCTCTTTTGGTAAGCATTTACAGTGGTCATTCTACACAGGAAATTCTGGATTCTGATTTTGAATTTATTTCTGAGATCGGATTGCAGGAGTTTCTTTCACCTTCCAGAGCGAATGGGCTGATGGCCATGACGAAACAGATCAAATTTTATGCAGTAGCGTATCAGCTAAAGTCTTAG
- a CDS encoding mannose-1-phosphate guanylyltransferase gives MLKSDRYCVIMAGGIGSRFWPMSTQKFPKQFQDILGTGRTMIQQTYDRISRLIPKEHIFVITNKEYVALSHQQLPEIPEENIVGEPLMKNTAACNLYMANKIAEINPDATMIVLPADHLILKEDIFLEKVELAFDLAAKNDYLVTLGITPTRPDTGYGYIQFVEKKGSEYFKVKTFTEKPILEIAQSFLESGDFLWNAGIFIWNVKSIHHAFEMYLPEMMQHFMACEYNSEKENNCIEIIYPKVQKISIDNGILEKAKNVYVIPSDLGWSDLGTWTSVYENTEKDKDGNAVKLKHLLAYNSKGNIIRLKNNNKAVIIDGLENYIVVDTDKALLICPRDNDQLIKDYVLDLKSFKKGDKFM, from the coding sequence ATGTTAAAATCAGATAGATACTGTGTTATTATGGCGGGAGGAATCGGAAGCCGATTCTGGCCAATGAGTACACAGAAATTTCCAAAACAGTTTCAGGATATTTTAGGGACAGGACGCACTATGATTCAGCAGACGTACGACAGAATCAGCAGGCTCATCCCTAAAGAACATATATTCGTGATTACGAATAAAGAATACGTGGCGCTTTCTCATCAGCAGCTTCCGGAAATTCCTGAAGAAAATATTGTGGGAGAACCTCTGATGAAAAATACAGCGGCATGTAATCTGTACATGGCCAATAAGATTGCTGAAATAAACCCCGATGCTACCATGATTGTACTGCCGGCAGATCATCTGATTCTGAAGGAAGATATATTTTTAGAAAAAGTTGAGCTGGCTTTCGACCTGGCAGCAAAGAATGATTATCTTGTAACATTAGGAATTACTCCTACAAGACCTGATACCGGGTACGGATATATTCAGTTTGTAGAAAAGAAAGGATCGGAATATTTTAAAGTAAAAACGTTTACCGAAAAACCCATTCTGGAAATTGCCCAAAGTTTCCTGGAAAGCGGAGATTTTCTGTGGAATGCCGGAATATTCATCTGGAATGTAAAAAGCATTCATCATGCTTTTGAAATGTATCTTCCTGAAATGATGCAGCATTTTATGGCCTGTGAATATAATTCTGAGAAGGAAAATAACTGTATTGAGATCATTTACCCGAAAGTTCAGAAGATCTCTATCGATAACGGAATATTAGAAAAGGCTAAGAATGTATATGTTATCCCTTCTGATCTGGGATGGAGTGATCTGGGAACCTGGACTTCCGTGTACGAAAATACAGAGAAAGATAAGGATGGAAATGCTGTAAAGCTAAAACATTTACTGGCTTATAATTCAAAAGGAAATATCATCCGTCTGAAAAATAATAATAAAGCGGTCATCATTGACGGGCTTGAAAATTATATAGTGGTAGATACGGATAAGGCGCTGCTGATTTGTCCCAGAGATAATGATCAGCTGATCAAAGACTATGTTCTTGATTTAAAAAGCTTCAAGAAAGGAGATAAGTTCATGTAA
- a CDS encoding TolC family protein: protein MKKVWIIVFGLSCLGLSAQKKWSLKECVDYAVEHNLQVIQNQYNKQSQDASLKIAKNGYLPTLSANMSNGVSFGQASLGAGSFRNDRFNNSVGIGADILVYNNGRLEKSVRKAQFDVEASQYDIETIKNDISLQIAQQYLTALLNREIVKISQSALENAQKQYDRAKITTEVGTTAQTVLAEAEAALAREKQNVKKAEIDVGRALFAIAQLLQLPDYKDFDVENVNVPETLDSQLITADEVLTTAYEIQPQIKAAESRIRSAEAQTEVSKTAFWPTLTASAGLSTFYNYQISKGQEGVVQPGFFKQYSDQFGQNVGLSLNVPIFNKGITKLQVEQSRINESIAKNTLDQQKQTVRQNVQKAQFDADANYETYLSAVEAEKSTKLALEFADKSYAAGRTTIYDVNVARNNYANAQGSVAQAKYNYLFSLKMLSFYAGIPLSL from the coding sequence ATGAAAAAAGTTTGGATTATCGTTTTTGGATTAAGCTGTCTGGGGCTGAGTGCTCAGAAGAAATGGTCCTTAAAAGAATGTGTAGACTATGCTGTAGAGCATAATCTTCAGGTTATCCAAAATCAGTATAACAAACAATCACAGGATGCCAGCCTTAAAATCGCAAAAAATGGATATCTGCCTACTTTATCAGCTAATATGTCGAACGGAGTAAGTTTCGGGCAGGCATCGTTAGGTGCCGGAAGTTTCAGAAACGACAGATTCAATAACAGTGTGGGAATTGGGGCGGATATATTGGTCTATAATAACGGAAGACTGGAAAAAAGCGTCAGAAAAGCCCAGTTTGATGTAGAGGCCAGCCAATATGATATTGAGACGATTAAAAATGATATATCTCTTCAGATTGCTCAACAATATCTGACAGCTCTTTTGAACAGGGAGATTGTTAAGATTTCTCAAAGCGCATTAGAAAATGCTCAAAAGCAATATGACAGAGCCAAAATAACCACCGAAGTCGGAACCACTGCCCAAACTGTTTTAGCAGAAGCCGAAGCTGCATTGGCCAGAGAAAAACAGAACGTTAAGAAAGCTGAAATTGATGTCGGAAGAGCATTATTTGCTATTGCCCAGCTTTTGCAGCTACCTGACTATAAAGATTTTGATGTGGAAAACGTAAATGTTCCTGAAACGTTGGATTCACAGCTGATAACAGCAGATGAGGTTCTTACTACGGCTTATGAAATACAGCCACAGATTAAAGCCGCAGAAAGTAGGATAAGATCTGCCGAGGCTCAGACAGAAGTTAGTAAAACGGCTTTCTGGCCTACACTGACAGCCAGTGCCGGACTTAGCACTTTCTATAATTATCAAATATCAAAAGGTCAGGAAGGTGTTGTTCAACCTGGATTTTTCAAGCAATACAGTGATCAGTTCGGACAAAATGTTGGATTATCACTGAATGTTCCTATTTTTAATAAAGGAATAACAAAATTACAGGTAGAGCAGTCCAGGATCAATGAAAGCATTGCTAAAAATACACTGGATCAGCAGAAACAGACAGTAAGGCAGAATGTTCAGAAGGCCCAGTTTGATGCTGATGCCAATTATGAAACTTATTTATCTGCTGTGGAAGCAGAGAAGAGCACAAAGCTGGCTTTAGAATTTGCCGATAAAAGCTATGCTGCAGGAAGAACAACTATTTACGACGTAAATGTTGCCAGAAATAATTATGCAAACGCACAGGGATCAGTTGCACAGGCAAAATACAACTATCTTTTCAGCCTTAAAATGTTGAGTTTCTATGCGGGAATTCCATTAAGTTTATAA
- a CDS encoding SprT-like domain-containing protein, translating to MPIQSLEKYLPQNTLKYLKIWFADYYIHIKVTRNRNSKLGDYRKLPDNSHEITVNSTLTPPLFFFVLTHELAHLIAFEKYGRRISPHGSEWKEVFRNMLLESLEVYDEELKPIIVKFSKSPKANFMASPDLVRYFHTEKQDDRLYFIEELQKGDFFMYRNEKYLLEGLIKKNYLCKNLATGRKYSFKPLARVEKCRQEC from the coding sequence ATGCCAATCCAATCGTTAGAAAAATACTTACCCCAAAATACACTTAAATACTTAAAAATCTGGTTTGCAGATTATTATATTCATATAAAAGTAACACGCAACAGGAATTCCAAATTAGGCGATTACAGAAAATTGCCGGACAACTCCCATGAAATAACCGTAAACTCTACGCTTACACCACCGCTTTTTTTCTTCGTGCTTACTCATGAACTGGCTCATTTGATTGCCTTTGAAAAATACGGAAGAAGAATCTCTCCTCATGGAAGCGAGTGGAAAGAAGTGTTCAGAAATATGCTTCTGGAAAGCCTTGAGGTATATGATGAAGAATTGAAACCAATTATTGTAAAATTTTCAAAATCTCCAAAAGCCAATTTTATGGCGAGTCCTGATCTTGTAAGATATTTTCATACTGAAAAACAGGATGATAGGCTTTATTTCATCGAAGAGCTTCAAAAGGGCGATTTTTTTATGTACCGCAACGAAAAGTATTTATTAGAAGGTCTGATTAAAAAAAACTATCTTTGTAAGAATCTGGCTACTGGAAGGAAGTATTCTTTCAAGCCTTTGGCTAGGGTTGAAAAATGTAGGCAAGAATGTTAA
- a CDS encoding glycosyltransferase gives MKKKIITSAFSNLYTDQRIEKVCRTLYENGYQLELIGNDWNGAEKMERPYPFSRIHLVSSSLKTAYFEFNWKLYRELKKKADHNTILHANDVDALLPNYLLSKKLNIPLIFDSHEIFSEMPAIQGKMSQKLWRYLEKSIIPKLDMMITASESYARWFQNRYGVNPVVIQNAPRKIDFTEKIPENSPKIFLYQGVINPFRGIDKAILAMHHLEGVVLKIAGDGPQKKEYEQLVIREKLQNKVQFLGKLNPDDLRKITITADVGMSIEENGGDSYLYSLPNKVMDYIQSRVPVILTSFPEMKNIRNLFDVGEIIKDHQPENIATAIKIVLNKGRISYQKELEKASDALCWENEEVKLLQVFEKASRS, from the coding sequence ATGAAGAAAAAAATAATCACTTCTGCATTCAGTAATTTATATACAGACCAGCGTATAGAAAAGGTTTGCAGAACTTTATATGAGAACGGATATCAGCTCGAACTGATAGGAAATGACTGGAACGGGGCTGAAAAAATGGAACGTCCTTACCCGTTTTCCAGAATACATTTAGTTTCCAGCAGCTTAAAAACGGCTTATTTTGAATTCAACTGGAAATTGTACCGTGAATTAAAAAAGAAAGCAGATCACAATACGATTCTTCATGCCAACGATGTGGATGCATTGCTGCCGAATTATCTTCTTTCTAAAAAGCTGAATATTCCCCTGATATTTGACAGTCATGAAATTTTTTCAGAAATGCCTGCCATTCAGGGCAAAATGTCACAAAAATTATGGAGGTACCTGGAGAAAAGCATCATTCCGAAGCTTGATATGATGATAACGGCAAGCGAAAGCTATGCCAGGTGGTTTCAAAATAGATACGGAGTAAACCCTGTTGTCATCCAGAATGCTCCGAGAAAAATAGACTTCACAGAAAAAATCCCGGAAAACTCTCCTAAAATATTTTTGTATCAGGGAGTAATCAACCCTTTTCGCGGAATTGATAAAGCCATTCTGGCCATGCATCATCTGGAAGGAGTTGTTTTAAAGATTGCGGGTGACGGACCTCAGAAAAAAGAATATGAACAGCTTGTCATCAGGGAAAAGCTTCAGAATAAAGTTCAGTTTTTAGGAAAGCTGAACCCGGATGATTTGAGAAAGATTACTATAACGGCAGATGTAGGAATGAGTATTGAAGAGAATGGGGGAGACAGCTATCTGTATTCACTGCCTAATAAGGTGATGGATTATATTCAAAGCCGGGTTCCTGTAATTTTGACCAGTTTTCCTGAAATGAAAAATATTAGAAACCTGTTTGATGTAGGTGAGATTATTAAGGATCACCAGCCTGAAAATATTGCCACAGCAATAAAGATTGTTTTAAATAAAGGACGGATATCTTATCAGAAAGAGCTTGAAAAGGCTTCAGATGCTCTGTGCTGGGAAAATGAGGAAGTAAAACTGCTGCAGGTATTTGAAAAAGCATCCCGGTCTTAG
- a CDS encoding bifunctional folylpolyglutamate synthase/dihydrofolate synthase, translated as MTYEQYQEAVDWLFVQAPNYQIDGQKAYKPGLDNISRLCAFFGNPQDKIQCIHIGGTNGKGSSSNMLASVLQEAGYKVGLYNSPHLIDFTERIKVNGTNCDKEFVYEFIQKLKKLPEDIRPSFFEFTTIMAFEYFYQKQVDFAIIEVGLGGRLDSTNIIKPLVSAITNVQLDHQDILGNTIEKIAAEKAGIIKSSIPVISGDENETVKNILQNKAIEEKAPFIDATPIQTDLKSDLQGNYQQKNIRVVLALVSELKKLNIPISDESIEWGLLNVHRNTGFIGRWYEFSKNPLTICDTGHNQAGLEYVFSQLNTINKHKHVILGFVNDKKIDEVMTLLPENSEFYFAKPSINRGRHPKDYENLLQEAKIFYKIFDSVQDAYLAAKERCTKEEMIFIGGSNFVVGEFLEKNLQLSE; from the coding sequence ATGACATATGAACAATACCAGGAAGCGGTAGACTGGCTTTTTGTACAGGCTCCCAATTATCAGATTGACGGCCAAAAGGCATACAAGCCCGGTCTGGACAATATCAGCAGGCTCTGTGCCTTCTTCGGAAACCCTCAGGATAAAATACAATGCATCCACATTGGAGGAACCAACGGAAAAGGATCTTCAAGCAACATGCTCGCCTCTGTGCTTCAGGAAGCCGGATATAAGGTGGGATTATACAATTCTCCTCATCTTATTGACTTCACAGAACGCATTAAAGTGAACGGAACCAACTGTGATAAAGAATTTGTTTATGAATTTATCCAAAAGCTTAAAAAGCTCCCGGAAGATATCCGTCCCTCATTTTTTGAGTTTACCACCATCATGGCTTTTGAATATTTTTATCAGAAACAGGTAGATTTTGCCATTATTGAAGTAGGATTGGGAGGAAGACTGGACTCTACGAACATTATAAAACCATTGGTTTCTGCCATTACCAACGTTCAGCTGGATCATCAGGATATTCTCGGAAACACTATCGAAAAAATTGCAGCAGAAAAGGCTGGTATTATCAAAAGCAGTATTCCTGTAATTTCTGGTGACGAAAATGAAACAGTAAAGAATATACTTCAAAATAAAGCCATTGAGGAAAAAGCTCCATTTATTGATGCTACCCCTATACAAACTGATCTCAAATCTGATCTTCAGGGAAACTATCAGCAAAAAAACATCCGTGTTGTACTTGCTCTCGTCTCAGAATTGAAGAAACTAAACATCCCTATTTCCGATGAAAGTATTGAATGGGGTCTGTTAAATGTTCATAGAAATACAGGATTTATTGGCCGATGGTATGAGTTTTCCAAAAATCCGCTTACTATTTGCGATACGGGACACAATCAGGCTGGATTAGAGTATGTTTTTTCTCAGCTCAATACTATTAACAAGCATAAGCATGTCATTTTGGGGTTTGTAAATGATAAAAAAATAGATGAAGTGATGACTCTTCTTCCGGAAAATTCTGAGTTTTATTTTGCCAAACCGTCCATCAACAGGGGAAGACATCCCAAAGATTATGAAAATCTGCTTCAGGAGGCGAAAATTTTTTATAAAATTTTTGATTCTGTACAGGACGCGTATCTCGCTGCAAAAGAACGATGTACAAAGGAAGAAATGATTTTTATCGGCGGAAGCAACTTTGTTGTTGGAGAATTTTTAGAAAAAAATTTGCAATTATCCGAATAA
- a CDS encoding GNAT family N-acetyltransferase, whose amino-acid sequence MTLKKQPKTNNTYETERLILRPMGVEDRDFIFELYNRPKFIQYIGDRHIKTLADAENYITNRFLPQFERLGYGNYLMMTKEGNKIGGVGIFEREGLDVVDIGFSLLEEFEGKGYAYEAAAKVKSIGMDDFGLKKISAITSKDNFSSQKLIEKLGLQLKGYVTLPEDDEELMYYETE is encoded by the coding sequence ATGACTCTAAAAAAACAACCAAAAACAAATAATACCTACGAAACGGAACGGCTGATTCTTCGCCCGATGGGTGTAGAAGACCGTGATTTCATCTTTGAACTTTATAACAGGCCTAAGTTTATTCAATATATCGGAGACCGCCATATTAAGACCCTGGCTGATGCAGAGAATTATATTACGAATAGATTTCTTCCCCAGTTCGAAAGATTGGGCTATGGAAATTATCTGATGATGACCAAAGAAGGAAATAAAATAGGAGGGGTAGGAATCTTCGAAAGAGAAGGACTGGATGTTGTAGATATAGGATTTTCGCTATTGGAAGAATTTGAAGGGAAAGGCTATGCCTATGAAGCTGCAGCAAAAGTAAAATCTATAGGAATGGATGATTTCGGATTGAAGAAAATTTCTGCAATTACTTCGAAAGATAATTTTTCTTCCCAGAAACTGATTGAAAAACTAGGACTTCAGCTCAAAGGATATGTAACTCTTCCTGAGGATGATGAGGAGCTCATGTATTACGAAACGGAATAA
- a CDS encoding cysteine peptidase family C39 domain-containing protein codes for MTAEEIEEVVLRGRKVQSIYNILASTRIGFKKLGIEILSKADGYLFKWKEKPIFKGDFKEVNAFWNKILKPRIGTGTGGILKYLEVLSRSMIAQEHSMSCAAACIRQLAKDHGIEMTEAAIRKLAGTTEEFGTIDLGMVLALEDVFKGKNIEALSYFKNTEEVMPDILKNISKEGSWLASIHPLNGQKHAVIVDKIIDSKVYIRDPWPIEGIGKGNGVEVIVNLDDFVYSWVKAGANKYKVK; via the coding sequence ATGACAGCAGAAGAAATTGAAGAAGTTGTATTGAGAGGTAGGAAAGTTCAAAGCATTTACAATATTCTTGCTAGCACCAGAATTGGCTTTAAGAAACTGGGTATTGAAATTTTGTCTAAAGCGGATGGTTATCTTTTCAAGTGGAAAGAAAAACCTATATTCAAAGGAGATTTTAAAGAGGTAAATGCTTTCTGGAATAAGATTCTGAAACCTAGAATAGGAACAGGTACAGGAGGAATTTTAAAATATCTTGAAGTTCTTTCCAGAAGCATGATTGCTCAGGAGCATAGTATGTCTTGCGCTGCTGCATGTATCAGACAATTAGCTAAAGATCATGGAATAGAAATGACAGAAGCAGCAATAAGAAAACTAGCAGGTACTACGGAAGAATTTGGAACAATAGATTTAGGAATGGTTTTAGCTTTAGAGGATGTTTTCAAAGGTAAGAATATTGAAGCTCTTTCTTATTTTAAAAATACAGAGGAAGTAATGCCTGATATTTTAAAAAACATTTCTAAAGAAGGAAGCTGGCTAGCATCTATTCATCCATTAAATGGTCAAAAGCACGCTGTTATTGTAGATAAAATTATTGATAGTAAAGTTTACATTAGAGATCCATGGCCTATTGAAGGAATAGGTAAAGGAAATGGTGTAGAAGTTATTGTAAATCTAGATGATTTTGTCTATTCTTGGGTAAAAGCAGGGGCAAATAAATATAAAGTGAAATAA
- a CDS encoding glycosyltransferase family 9 protein has product MTRILAYRFSAFGDVAMTAPVFREFLEQNPDVEIIMVSRKNFESLFTGIPNVTFKGINLDDYKGLLGLRKLAHELIKEFNPDFIANLHDVIRTKILDRIYRRRGLKVFKIDKGKEEKEELTDVWNLNKVQLKRTVERYADVFRNMGFTVQLSNQLRPAPGPKSGIGFAPFAQHKGKMLPLEKSYELAKILAQKHTIYFFGGGKRETETLEKWEREIPNTKSLSGKLSLKEELNKISELELMISMDSANMHLASLMGTRCVSVWGATHPYAGFLGFGQREEDVVQVKDLTCRPCSVFGDKECYRGDWACLEELDVQKIVEKIQL; this is encoded by the coding sequence GTGACCAGAATTTTAGCATATCGTTTTTCGGCTTTTGGCGATGTTGCCATGACAGCTCCTGTTTTCAGAGAATTTCTGGAACAGAACCCCGATGTGGAGATCATTATGGTTTCCAGAAAGAATTTTGAAAGCTTATTTACAGGAATTCCAAATGTGACTTTCAAAGGAATTAATCTGGATGATTATAAAGGTCTTTTGGGTTTAAGAAAGCTTGCCCATGAGTTAATCAAAGAATTCAATCCTGATTTCATCGCTAACCTTCACGATGTCATCAGAACGAAGATCCTTGACAGGATTTACAGAAGGCGAGGGCTCAAAGTTTTTAAAATAGATAAGGGAAAAGAAGAAAAAGAAGAGCTTACCGATGTCTGGAATCTGAATAAAGTACAATTGAAAAGGACAGTTGAGCGTTATGCCGATGTTTTCCGTAATATGGGCTTTACTGTACAGCTTTCCAATCAGCTGAGGCCAGCGCCAGGTCCGAAATCGGGAATAGGTTTTGCTCCTTTTGCCCAACATAAAGGAAAAATGCTTCCTTTGGAAAAATCATATGAACTGGCAAAAATATTGGCTCAAAAACACACCATATACTTTTTTGGCGGAGGGAAAAGAGAAACAGAAACCCTTGAAAAGTGGGAAAGGGAAATTCCAAATACTAAAAGCCTTTCAGGAAAATTAAGCCTTAAAGAAGAACTGAATAAGATTTCAGAACTGGAGCTGATGATTTCTATGGATTCTGCTAACATGCATTTGGCCAGCTTAATGGGAACCCGATGTGTTTCTGTATGGGGTGCAACACATCCTTATGCAGGATTTCTGGGCTTTGGGCAGCGTGAAGAAGATGTGGTGCAGGTTAAAGATCTTACCTGCAGGCCTTGTTCTGTTTTTGGTGATAAAGAATGTTACCGCGGAGACTGGGCATGTCTTGAAGAACTTGATGTTCAGAAGATTGTTGAAAAAATCCAGCTGTAA
- a CDS encoding glycosyltransferase family 2 protein gives MMLSVCIPVYNFDVHQLVSDLNNEIRINDIDAEIILIDDASDIHYREINQNLQNEVENFIFLEENIGRSRIRNLFYQYTAGEYLLFLDCDGKITDKNFLKNYISFIHGNPDTVVIYGGRNAPKTASDPEHYLRWKFAVERENLPVDLRRNKPYLSFQTNNFVIKREIFKKVNFNPDFQKYGYEDLLFAMELKSEKVKISHIDNAILNNDLESNSVYLGKVDESVESLAKMLKDDSLRSKLAEVKLVRLYYQLYKTPFAFFIRIFLGNKGLKMVKKILLKGNVSLRYLDVYKLGLLFKKMKG, from the coding sequence ATGATGCTTTCAGTATGTATTCCTGTATATAATTTTGATGTTCACCAACTTGTTTCTGATTTGAATAATGAGATCAGAATAAATGACATTGATGCCGAAATTATCCTGATTGACGATGCTTCTGATATTCATTACCGGGAAATTAATCAAAATCTTCAAAATGAGGTGGAAAATTTTATTTTCCTTGAAGAAAATATAGGAAGATCCAGGATCCGGAATCTTTTTTATCAATATACAGCAGGAGAGTATCTATTGTTTCTGGACTGCGATGGCAAGATTACAGATAAAAACTTCTTAAAGAATTATATAAGCTTTATACACGGGAATCCGGATACTGTTGTTATCTATGGTGGAAGAAATGCTCCAAAAACCGCCTCAGACCCTGAACACTATCTAAGATGGAAGTTTGCGGTAGAAAGAGAGAACCTGCCGGTTGATCTGCGCCGGAATAAACCTTATTTAAGCTTTCAGACGAATAATTTTGTCATTAAAAGAGAGATCTTTAAAAAAGTGAATTTCAATCCTGATTTTCAAAAATACGGGTATGAAGATCTTCTTTTTGCCATGGAATTAAAATCCGAAAAAGTAAAGATCAGCCATATTGATAATGCCATACTCAATAATGATCTGGAAAGCAATAGTGTATATCTTGGAAAAGTAGATGAATCTGTAGAAAGCCTGGCTAAAATGCTCAAGGATGACAGTCTAAGGTCCAAATTGGCAGAGGTTAAACTGGTCAGATTGTATTATCAGCTTTATAAAACCCCGTTTGCTTTTTTTATCAGAATCTTTTTAGGAAATAAAGGATTGAAGATGGTAAAGAAAATTCTTTTAAAAGGAAATGTCAGTCTCAGATATCTTGATGTTTATAAGCTTGGGTTGCTTTTTAAGAAGATGAAGGGATAG